Proteins encoded in a region of the Dorea longicatena genome:
- a CDS encoding GntR family transcriptional regulator, with protein MSNRVTMGQDDSMMLQRDTLPMQVLNKLMDWIMDGKLKMGEKLNTEELARQLGVSRMPIREALKSLEKMGLAESIPYVGVKLVSLEQEDVLQIYLMRQLLEPLAAGEACKKITEEQIHELEEIHKEYIPIVEADEIDAKKLYLQNRKFHFAIYSISEMDRVCAMIESLWDTLSFFKLIYGRDVIKNTNGAKNMIAEHQGYIDALKDRDAERLKKSLYDTLGVRIDGISKETDYYTL; from the coding sequence GATGATTCAATGATGCTGCAAAGAGATACATTGCCAATGCAGGTATTGAACAAACTGATGGATTGGATTATGGATGGAAAGTTGAAGATGGGGGAAAAGCTGAATACAGAAGAGCTTGCCCGTCAGCTTGGAGTCAGTCGTATGCCAATCAGAGAGGCTTTGAAGAGTCTGGAAAAAATGGGACTGGCTGAATCGATTCCTTATGTAGGGGTAAAACTTGTTTCGCTGGAACAGGAGGATGTTTTACAAATATATCTGATGCGTCAGTTGTTAGAGCCGCTTGCAGCTGGAGAAGCGTGTAAAAAGATTACGGAAGAACAGATACACGAACTGGAAGAGATACATAAGGAATATATTCCAATTGTTGAAGCAGATGAGATTGATGCAAAAAAGTTATACTTGCAAAATCGAAAATTTCATTTTGCAATCTATTCCATCAGCGAAATGGACAGAGTATGTGCGATGATAGAATCATTATGGGATACGTTATCATTTTTTAAACTGATATATGGCCGGGATGTGATAAAGAATACGAATGGAGCCAAGAATATGATTGCAGAACATCAGGGATATATCGATGCTCTGAAAGATAGAGATGCAGAAAGATTGAAGAAATCATTATATGATACACTAGGTGTAAGAATCGATGGAATATCAAAAGAAACGGATTATTACACATTGTAA